CTACAAAACAATCACAACTAAATCCGGAGGCGAGGTCTTCATATTCAACAGCTTGCTGGGAAAGAGGATGTAAAACAATCCTCTGATTCTGAGACATCAAGCAAGAAAGAGATCTTTTCCTGTTTATCTGTTCAGTCCAGTTCTTGAGGTTCACTTTTGGAAAACAGGTCGGGCTTCGCGTTGGATTTCGAGCTATCATGAAAGAGAATGGATTTTTGAAGTCAATCTAATGATGCAAGAGGCATTCTTCCATGAGGGTGAAGGACACCAAAAACACCACCTGTCTCGAGGAGGAGTTTTTCCGACGCTCGCCCAAAGAGACGGCGGCATTTCTTGCCCGTTGCTGTCCTATAGTAAGGGCAAATGATATTACGCTATTCTTTCTCGAAACACTTGTGGATTGAGAGATATTTCTCGCTTGAGAAAATGCCCGAGAAGTCAAGATGAGAGATGACGAGCCTCCGAAATAATCTCCTTTGCTTTCTTTTGACACTAAGTTCTCCAGTCGATCAGCCTCCAATTTGATGTATTTGTTCTAGCCTAGCTTTGACAGGAAGCGTTTGATCTAATCTAATAAACCTTGTAGCGTCCGACCTTACTTTTCGAGTAGTTTTATTTTGATGCAACGTTACCCTTTTCGAGTAGATTATTTGTTATGCATATCGCCGACGAGAATCTGCGGGTCTTGAAGTGCTATAATAACCGCAAATGGCGGAGGTAGGTCGTGTGATCTGCATTTTGGTTAACGACATTGATTTTGAGACAGCTTTATCTCCTGTTGAAAGAGCTTTGGAGATGCTAGATGTGAAGTTCAGAACCTGGAAAACCTTTCTGAAGGGATTTCCTGAAGATAAATTCCGTTGCGACGGGCTCATCCTAACGGGCGGTTTTTCGATGAGTGAGTATTTTGAAGGAGTTGCACCTTTGTGGGGAGCCGCTTATGTGAAGAGATTTCCTGGTCCCGTTCTAGGGATTTGTCTGGGAATGCAGATATTGGCCCGGCTTTCTGAGGAATCACTTGTACTATCCAGAGAGCTTGGAGTCTCAAAGATTCGGCTTGATAACTCATGCGAGCTCTTCTCTGGAATGAAATGCGAAGTGGAAGCATATCAACGACATAACTATGGTCTTCCCTATGTTCCTTACGAGTACGACCAGATTGCGTGGGGAGACGCAACTTTTATCCAGGGAATCGCCTCTCAGGACGGAACAAGATTTGGTGTTCAGTTTCACCCTGAAGAAACCGCACTTGGCTCAGAGGAGGAGTTGATAGGGATTTTTTCCAACTTTTCCAGAATTGTTTGTTCTTAATGAGGAATGAATGGGGAGGAGAAAATGAAAATAGGAATTATCGGAGTGGGAAACATAGGCAGTATTTTTGCAAGCAGACTCCTTGGAGAGCTACGAGATCTCGATAAACTCTACTTGTTAGATAGAAATCAAGAGCGTCTTTCAAACTATTCTTCAGAAGACGACAGAGTAGAGATTGCTTCGAGTCCGGATGAAGTTCTTTCAAACTGTACTCATGTGATCATTGCTGTTAAACCTCAGGATTGTCTGGAGCTCTTCTCGGAGATAATTAACGGCAAGAACGCTTGCCCGATTATCATAAGCACAATAACAGGGATAGAGATAAATCTGATTTCTGAAAAGACAGGGTTGAAAAGGATCGCCCGAATCATGCCGAATGTTCCAAGTGCTATTGGTCGTGGAGTTACGGGTTTTGTCTGCTCAAGTTCGCTAACTGGAAGGGATAAGAGAGATGTTGAAAGAATTCTTCTCACGATGGGCGAGATTGTCGAGGTCCGTGAAAATGATCTAGCCGCAGTAACTGCTTTGAGCGGCAGTGGACCGGCCTTTGTTTTTGTCATAGTCGAGTCTCTGATAGACGTAGGTTTGAAGATGGGTCTATCCTACGATGTTGCCAGAGAGCTGATTCTTGGCACTCTGGGAGGTTCTGTTGAGCTTCTGAAGGTGAAGGGGAATCACCCTGGCGAGTTCCGTCATCTTGTAACCTCTCCAGGAGGGACAACCATCGAGGGAATTTACTCACTGGAAAGAGAGGGGTTGAGGGGTACCATAATGAAGGCGTTGTTCGACACTTATCTGAGAGCGAAAGAGATAAACTCCGAGCTGGAGGTGACCAATGATAGAACTTCTAGATAAGGGGGAGAAAGTAAAAGCTGCCTCGAGAAAGCTGAGGTTGCTGAGTACAGATGAGAAGAACGAAGCGATCCTGTCTATCTCCCGAGAACTCGAAGCTCATAAAGAGGGGATCCTGCTGGCCAATTCCATTGATGTTGAGAATTCGAAAAAGAAGGGAATGAAGGAGTCTCTCGTCGATAGACTTGCCCTTTCAGAAGATAGAATAGCGGGAATGATCGAATCATGCAAAAATGTTGTCTCTCTGTCTGACCCGGTCGGCGAAATCGAGAATACATGGGTACAGAAGGATGGGCTGCAAATCTCTAGAGTAAGAGTGCCCATAGGTGCCATAGGTATGATTTATGAATCGAGGCCGAATGTGACGGTCGATGCGTCGATTCTTTCTCTAAAATCCGGCAATTCAGTCCTCCTAAAGGGGGGAAGTGATGCGATTAACTCAAACAAAGCGATTGTCTCGATAATAAAGAAAGCGCTGACTTCGGCAGGACTTCCCGAGGGTTCAGTTGAACTTGTCGAAGACACTTCTCATCAAGCAGTTGAAGAGATGTTGAAGATGAACCAGTACCTTTCTTTGATCATTCCAAGGGGAGGGGCCGGCTTGATTAAGTTCGTCGTCAATAACTCCAGAATACCGGTAATAGAGACTGGAACTGGCAACTGTCACATCTTCATTGATTATAATGCCGATGTCGACAAAGCGGTGATGATAGTTGAAAATGCCAAGACTCAAAGACCCGGAACCTGCAATGCAGTCGAAACACTTCTTGTTCACAGGGCGATTGCTGCTGAGTTCATCCCTCGTGCCGCACAGATCCTGACTGAAAAAGGAGTTGAGCTCAGAGGCTGTACTGAGTCGATAAGATACTGGAAGATGCTACCTGCAACTGAGGAAGACTATGCTACAGAGTTTCTCGATCTCGTTCTGGCGGTGAAGATAGTTGAAGACGTCGATGAGGCGATATCGCATATCGAGAAATACTCAACGGGTCACTCGGAGGCCATCTTAACAAATGATTACGCCAACTCGAGACGTTTTCTGAAAGCTGTGGATTCCGCCGCCGTCTACGTCAATGCATCAACTCGTTTCACAGATGGAGGAGAATTCGGCTTTGGCAGCGAGATTGGCATAAGTACTCAGAAGCTTCATGCTCGAGGCCCGTTTGGCCTGAAAGAGCTCACTAGCTATAAGTACACGATACTGGGTGATAACCAGGTGAGAAAGTAATGTCCAGGATTGTTCTTAAGGTTGGCTCAAATCTGCTGGTAAGAAAGAATGGAGAAATAGACAAGAAGTATATAGCTGAGCTTGCAAGGGAAATCTCTATGCTCAAGGCTAACGACAACCAGGTTGTTCTCGTATCTTCGGGAGCAAAGGCGGCCGGTTTTGGTTATCTTGAAGGAAGGAAACCAATCAGTGACCTCTACATGAAACAGGCTCTTTGTGCAGCGGGTCAGGTTCAGCTTATGAAGCTCTATGAAACAGTCTTTGGTCTTTTTGGTGAGAAGATAGCGCAGATTCTCGTAAACAGGGACGACTTCGGCGACAGAAAAAGGTTCCTTAACTTGAGAAACACTCTGATTGGACTCCTGGAGCTTGGACTGGTTCCTGTAGTCAATGAAAACGACACGACATCCACCGAGGAGATAATGTTTGGAGACAACGACATACTTGCATCTATGTTTGCAATTGGATGGCAGGCAGATTTGCTTGTTCTGATGTCTACCGTTAAAGGAGTGGTGGACGAGAATGGTGAAGTCATCTCAATATTTGATGCGTCCAGGAGACTGAAGAACATAGAAAGCTCGTCGTGGGGTACCGGAGGCATAGATACAAAGATAAGAGCCGCACGGGCCGCATCTGCGAGCGGAATCAGAAGTTGCATATGCAACGGTAGAGAACTAGGGCAGATTGAAGGCTTTGTTAAGGGGAGAGATATTGGAACGGTCTTCACTCCGATAGAGTCGCCCGGCGCTCGCAAGACATGGATTGGATTTCTATCAACTCCGAAGGGGGTAATCAAGATAAATCGAGGAGCCGAGGGCGCAATTAGAAGAGGGAAAAGCCTTCTTGCCGTAGGTGTGGAAGATGTTTCAGGAGACTTTTCTGAGGGAGAGGTAGTAAGCATATCTTCGCTGAAAGGTGAAGAGATTGCCAGAGGAATCTCAAACTTCAGTGCGCTTGAAGTCAAGAAAATCAGGGGAGTGAGGAGCGACAGAATATCCTCAGTACTGGGGCATGACTGCGCAAAAGTAGTAGTTCACATTGATAATTCTTATCGTGTTTAGCTGCGTTCTTCATGAGAACATTTTTTGCCATGCACTCTTCTAGATAATCGTCACGTGATGTTTGGAATGAAATAGTCGTGCTGATCAAAAGTGACAATCCGACTGAAAACAGATTCTTGAGTAAAGCGTACATGTCAATAGAGAGTTTAGATCTATACTGACTTCGGAGTGCTAGTTATGGCAATCTTTAAACCGAGGTTTGTCTATCCCGTTATATACTTTTATTGAAACGATTGCTGGAGGTGAAGTATGTATAGTTTTCCGGACAATCTTTACTCCGATGTGAGAGTTGAGGACGTTTCAAAGAGTGACATCATTGTTACTCTCGGGCGTACTGATAACATGAAAGCGCAGAAGTATGTCGCGGCTTTCATAAGGGTCTTTGATGGAGAAAGGTGGTACTATAGCTCGACTACGAATCTGGATTCCGTTCAAGAGGAATTGGATAGACTTGCCTGTCTTGCAAAAAGGAATCCCGCTATCGAAGAAAACAGAATCGTTCGCAAATTCGAAGTCAACAAGGGATCCTATTTGAGCTACGAAAAAGATGAAGATTTCTCTCTAGTCTCTCTCAGTGAAAAATACGATTTGCTCTCAAGTTATTTTCCTCTCATTGGAGAGAGCGAGCTTGTGAAATTCTTGAGAGGTCAATATATTGATCAGAGAGTTGTTAAGAGCTTCTTTTCAAGCAAAGGTGCAGATCTCACATTTGATTATCAACGGGTCGGCTTCAGACTGCTCTATCAGATGGTTTGTGGTGAGGATCAGTTCATGGAAAGATTTGATCTGGCGGGAAATACACTGGATGTGATTAAAGATCTCCACGAGGAAGTTGGGCAGACAGTTAAGACCTCTGAAGATTTCATAAGAAATGCCAAACCCGTCACCCCAGGAAAATATCCGGTTATTCTATCTCCTGAAGCTGCAGGGGTATTTGCCCATGAGAGTTTTGGACATAAGAGCGAAGCAGACTTCATGCTTGGAGACAAGACCATGATGGAAGAGTGGAAGATTGGACGAAAAGTCGGAAGTGAAGTACTCTCAATCATCGACGACGGAAACAAACCGGGAGTTGGGCATGTTGCATTCGATGACGAAGGAACGAAGGCGGTTGAAACTTACCTGATAAGAGACGGTTATCTGTCGGGAAGATTGCACAGCGCAGAGACCGCAGCTGCCCTGGAAGAGGAATTGACGGGAAACGCCAGAGCCGTCAACTTCGAGTATGAACCAGTAGTGAGGATGACAACAACTTTCATATCTCCTGGAGAATTGTCTTTTGAAGAACTTCTTTCCGGGATTAAAGATGGCGTCTATGTCGATTCCCTCAATCACGGGTCTGGAATGTCGACCTTTACGCTTGCACCAAACAGGGCTTATTTGATAAGAGAAGGGAAGATTACGGAGCCGGTCAAGATTTCCGTTGTAACTGGGAGCGTTTTCCAGACGTTGAACGAGATAGAAGGGCTTACTGAGGACTTCAAACTTCTCTCATTCTCTCTTGGAGGGTGTGGAAAGATGGAGCAGTTTCCTCTTCCAGTTGGATTTGGCGGACCTTTTGTTCGAGTCCGTTCGCTGAACGTTCATTAAGGAGGTGCTATCTATGACAGAAGAGAAGTTGGTAGTCCATTATATAGAGAATGCAGTGAAGATTGTTCAGACTCGTGTTAGCTCACTGAGAAAAAAGGATGTTCTGCGTACTTCTGTTCGGCTTTACGACGGTAAATCGATGGGAGTTGCAGGTTCGCTTGGCGAATGCGATGAAACAGAGCTCAACGCCAGAGCTAAACGGTCTCTGGAGCTGGGAATACCTTATCCCTCCGAGGCAACGAAAGATCTGGAACGAGAAGAATACGTCCAGTCCGATCTCCAAAACAGTGCGGAGCTGCTTGAAGCAACCGAAGAGATTCTTGAAAGGCTTAGGACCGACCAACCTGAGTTTAGCTTCAGTCACATCTTTAGGAGTAGCAAGACTGAATCTCAACTGAGAAACAATCTGGGCCTTAATCTAAAATCCTCAAGAGAATCGGTAAGTCTGTCACTCGTAATAAAAGACAAGAAATCATCGAATATTATCGATGCGATGACAGGTTACGAGGGCAGGAAGTTCCAGAAGAAGAGATTTATTGAACTTACTAACATGATTTGTGAAGCCTACAAGAATCAGCTCGATGGAATCGAAGAGGGAGAATATCCGGTGGTGTTCATGTCAGACGATATCACCTACTACAAGAAGCTATATGAGTCCCTTAACGGAATGCTGTTTGCAACAGGTGGATCACTGCTTTCCGGGAAGACTGATATGAAAGTCTTCTCTGAGAAGCTCAACCTTTTGCAGACCAGAAATGTCATGGACGGTTTCAATGAACCCTTCTTCGATTCGGAAGGGACGGTAAATGATGCCGATCGATTCGCTTTGATCGAAAACGGTGTAGTAAAATCCCCGTATACAGATAAGAAGACGTCGTCCACTTTTGGTTTGCCGCTCACTGGCTCTGCCGGTGGAGAATTCGATGGGCTACCTGAACTTGGCACGCCGATGCTCAAGTTCTCTGAATCGGAAGAGACCGTGAAGCAGCTTCTGCGAGGTCAGAAGGGCATCTTTGTTCTTATCGCCAGCGGCGGAGACTTCACTCAGGATGGTCATTTTGCGACTCCTGCCCAGCTAGCTTTCTTGTTTGATGGTGAAAGGTTTATTGGAAGACTACCAGAGATCAGCATTTCTTCACATCTGTATGAGATGTTTGGAAAAGACTTTCGTGGAGTTTCAATGGATGACTTTCTTGGGCTCGAAAACGCAAAACTGACCGTAATGAATATGAAAGTGGAGAAACTGTAGTGTTTCCGGCTGATAAATGAGGAGCCCCTCCAGCTATTCTGGGAGACAGTTTTTTGAACTGAATCAGGAGGTGTTCGATGCACTCGATAGCTATACTTGGAGCGGGGATGATGGGGAACGTCCACGCGAGAGCCTACAGGGACATGAACCAAACGAGTTCCATCTGGATAGTCGATCCAGTCGCAAGCAGGGCAAGAGTGCTCGCGGAGAGTTATGGAGCGGTTGTTGCCAGCTTTGAGGAAGTCCTTGAAAACGACGGTATAGATATAGTGGACATCTGCACGCCGACATTCACTCACAGGGATCTTGCCATCAGGGCGCTGGAGGTTGGGAAGCATGTCTTCTGTGAAAAGCCCGTTGCTCTGAAGCTGGGAGACGCCAGAGCAATGGACGAAGCGGCCGGAAAGAGCGGCATGAAGTTCATGGTAGGTCATGTCGTACGCTTCTTTCCGCAATATAGTGTGGTAAAGGAACTCTCTGTGGCAAGGGATATCGGTGAGATTGTGATGGCGCGGCTCTACAGAGGCGGCTCTTTCCCCTCTCATGGGATTGACAATTGGTTTGCAGATCCAGAAAAGAGCGGAGGCGTCTTTGTTGATCTATCCATACACGATTTCGATTTTCTCAGAAAACTACTCGGTCCAGTGACCACGGTTGAAGCCAGGTCCTCCATGCTGAGTTCCGATAAGAAAAAGAGCTCTTTCGATCATGGGATGGCAATTCTGAAGTTCAAGTCCGGCGCTCTGGCGCACGTTGAAGGTAGTTGGGCCGAACCGCCCGGGATGCCCGTCGGCTTTGGGACGTTCTACGAATTCATCGGGACCAGGGGAATGATCACCAACAGTTACGAGAGAGAAACGACACTTAAGCTGCAAACCTCGATCGACGGAAACCCAAAATACGCACAGGAAAATCCCGCTCATTTTGATCCTTACGCTGCTGAGCTGAAATCGTTCTTACTCTCGGTAGATGAAAATAAGGAAGTACCTGTGAACGGAAAAGAGGCCATCGAGTCGTTGAGAATCGCACTGGCGGCCAACCTGTCGGCAAAACTGCTCAGACCGGTCGAACTTTCGGAGGTGCACTGAGATGATGAAAATCGGGATTCTCGGTATTGCACATATGCACGGTTACAGTTATGCGAGAGCGTTGAATGGAATGAATGATGTCGAGATTACTGGGCTTTACGACGACGATGGATACAGAATGAACAAAGCATGCAGAGAACTTGGGATTAAGTCCTGCGAACATCCCGAAGAACTCGTTGCCGGAAGCGATGGAGTGATAGTAACTAGCGAGAACTCGACTCACAGGGAGTTCGTTGAGATCGCCGCTCGAAAGGGGAAACACGTTCTCTGCGAAAAGCCGATCGCAACAACCGTAGAAGACGCAAATGCAATGGTGGAGATCTGCAAGGAGAATAACGTTAAACTTCAAATGGCCTTTCCGGTTAGGTACAGCGCCTCTGTCAGAAAGGCCAAAGAGATTATAGGGGCCGGTTTTCTGGGCGATGTAATCAACTTGGTCGGGACTAACCATGGGAGAATGCCTGGCGGGTGGTTCACGGATCCCGAGCTGAGTGGTGGCGGAGCCGTGATGGATCATACCGTTCATGTGGTCGACATTGTGAGGTGGCTTCTTGACTGTGAATTCACAACGGTCTACGCCACTTTCGGTACCCTGATACACGATATATGGGTCGAGGATTGCGGACTGGAGATGTTCAAACTCTCGACAGGCCAGTACATGACATTGGACTGCAGCTGGTCGAGACCAAGGGCACACCCTTATTGGGGAGATGTTACGTTGCGCATTGTAGGAACAAAGGGAACACTCTTTCTGGACGTCTTCAACTCGAAAATCGAAGTCTACTCAAATGAAAGTGGTTCAAGCTGGGAGAATTACGGTGATAATCTAGATCAGCTATTGATTGAGGAGTTTGTAGAAGTGCTCAGGTCAGGTAGAAGCCCGTTTACGATAGGGGAAGATGGATTACAAGCCTTGAAGGTAGTTTGTTCTGCCTACAGGAGTCTTAAAGAGGGAACAGAGACGAAAATTGTCTAGCACCGTTCCAGTATTTTCTTCTCAGTTTTCAGCTCTGGGGTATAATCAAGAAGAGATGAACACAGTTATGAGGTGAGCTAATTGGAGCATCAGTACGATCGAAGAAAACTGGAGCAGGAGTTTGACAACCTTCCTGAGGCTTCCCCGATAGCAGACATCGACCCATTCAAGGGAGACATAATTGCTATGGTTGGGGCGCTTGCACTCGACTATCTTGAGCTAGGTTTGGAAGACACTTTGCTGGACATTGGAACGGGTCGGGGAAGATGGGCTGTGGCTGCGAGTCCTTACTGCAAGAAAGTAATTGGAATCGATATAAGCAGAAGGATGTTGGAGGATGCCAGAATAAATGTGGCCAGTTCTGGTGTCGAAAACGTTGAATTCTTCAGGGGCTCCTTTGAGGACCCTTGTGAAGAGACGGATGTTTTTCGGCAAAATGTGAATAAGGTCGTCGCAATCTATTCTCTTCACCATCTTACTGATCCGATGAAGAAGGAGGCCGTCTCTGGGTTGGCTGAAATGCTCGTGAGACCTGGGAGAATCGTTATAGGTGATATCATGTGGTTTGACGATCCGGGTAAGCACAAAGATGCGTGGGACAAAGTATATTTTGACGACAACGAAACAGATCACCCGGCGAGCATTTCATTTATGAGAGAAGTTTTCGAGGCCTCCGGCGCGAGTGAAATCGAGATTCTTCAGGTCCATCCGCTAGTGGGGTTGATAAGTGCAACCTTTCTCTAGAATGATTCATGGCAAGTATGAGATGATTAGCAACCTGTCTACTGGCGATAGTTCATAAAGAGACTGTTACTGTCTGAAGTGCTCCGCTCGATTTGCAGCTAAGCTTTCCTGACTTTTCGGCAATAAGAGTACTTCAGGACTCGAAGTCTTCGGCTTTCTTCTGCAGACTCCTATGCAAGCCCTTATTGAAGAGCAATGATGGTGATAAAAGGCTACTCTTTGGTAGTAACCTTCGTTCCGTACACCCCAGCTCCGGGATCAAATCCCCTCTTTCGGGCTATCTCTTCCACGGTCTTCTGAAGGACATTCATCATGGGAATCGACGCAAGCACCTCATCGAGGCCCTCGGAAACGTATACGGTCTCAACGCTCTCGTTGTTTGAGTTAGAAAGAGTTATCAAGTCACACTTGTCCGAAATGTCGCTGTGAAGTTCCTGCATTAAGTCGTGAGTGGCTCCGGTTGGATTCAAGGTAAGTACAACGGGTCTGTCTATCAAAAGCTCAACCGGGCCATGCCTGAAAGCAGCACCTGTGTAGAATATCAAGCTCATTTTCGCAACTTCAGCAAACATTAGTCTTGCCATCCTGCCTACCCCGATTCCAAATCCTCTGGCCACAAGTATCCTCTCCCTCTTTTCAGAGAGGAGAGTCGCGAGCCATGAAACATCAAGTGCAAGAGCTTCTTCCATCCTGGAAGGCAATTTAGAGAAGTCAATCTGCCTGGCCGTCTTAGAAGCTGCGATTATCAGCATCAAAACAATGCTATTCACAAAGGTCTTTGTGGCTCCCATAGATCTCTCATTACCCGCATTGAGAAGGAAAACTCTCTCATCAGGGAAATTTCTTGACGCACTACTCCGGCTGTTGTTTGTTATTATGGCCATCCTCCGTACAAGAGCCCTGTTGTCCTCGATGAACCTAATCAGTTCGGCGCTCTCTCCAGACTGGCTTATTAAGAAGATTGTCGTATACTTCTTGATTAGTTCTGTAAATGAATAAGCGATTATCTCAGACAACTCCGAGCTTACTGCGTCGATACCGGAGGACCTGAGAAAGGAAGCGGCCACTTCTGCAGCGTGGAAAGACGCCCCCATTCCGGTGAATAACACTTTGTCAAAGTCCAGTCCCTCTGCTCTTGCGGATAAAACGTCGGATGTTGAAATCAGCTTTCTGACTGCTTCGGGTTGTTCCAACATATCCATCATGAATTTCGACATTCAGACCATCCCTTCTTCAAATAATTCATTGATCCCGCCATCGTGTTTGGCTCTCCTTTATGAGTTTATCATCAAAGGGCAGGGTTTTGACTAACTGCCCTAATCGGTGCCATAATCATTACGGAGGTGAAGATATGTCACTATTCAAAACAACGGATGGCACACAGATCTATTTTGAAGAACATGGAAATGAGAAGAATTCACCTCTTCTCATACTAAACGGCATTATGATGTCAACGCCATCATGGGCGGGTTTCATCTCGGGTTTCACTAAGCATTTCAGGCTGATCTTGATGGATTTCAGAGATCAGGGCCGGTCAGAAAGAAAGGACCTGCAATACCACATCTCCGTTCACAAGAGTGATGTTGTTGATCTTCTAGATCACCTGAAAATTGCTCAAGCAAACATAGTTGGCCTTTCCTATGGCGGACAGGTCGCTGAAATGCTGGCTATTGCCAATCCTGACAGAGTCAAATCATTAGTGCTTGCAAACACTCCGGCTAGGATCTCACCTTATCTCGCAGAACTAGGTGAAGCATGGAAAGAAGCGGCCGAGCTTTTCGACGGCGAGCGATTTTTCAAACTGGCAATACCTTTCATCTACTCAGATTACTTCTACAATCGAAACCTTGCATGGCTGAAGGAGCGTCAGAAGATGTTCAAATCAACACTCAACAGAGAATGGTTTGAAGGATTCATAAGACTTATCTCTTCAAATCCTGATTTCAACGTTCTGGATGAACTAGATGAGATTCAGTGCCCGACGCTACTTCTTGGCGCCGATCGGGACATCATTACTCCGATAGAAGAGATGAAAATGATCCATGAAAGAGTCAGAAACTCAGAATTTCTTATTATAAAGGATGCCGGTCACGGAGCTTTCCTTGAAAAGTCGGAAGAGTTTATGACGGCAATTATCGGCTTCGTACTCAAAAATTGTTAGAAAAAGTGACGATTTGGGAGTTATTCATCTTCATTCACCGATAATCATCAATAAACGGCATTAGTCGAACTTAGCAACCGGATCAATTTAGTGTATTGTAAAAGTGAGAGATGATTCATCTTTCATATATGAGAGGTGAATCACGACACGCAAAGCATAAGGGGTGATCTTGTTGAGTTCAGTTCCGGTAATTGGTATAGCGGGGATCGGGACATACATACCTGAGACCTTCATGACTCCAGAGGAAATTGCCGAGGTAACAGGCATTCCGCAAGATGTAATTGAACTGAAATTTGGAGTGAAGAGAAGACTCGTTCCTGGTCCTGAAGAGACCACAAGCAATTTGGGAATCAAAGCGGCATTGAAAGCTCTTGAAAATGCCGGAACGGATCCCAAAGACCTTGATCTGATAATCTGGAACGGTGCACAGCATAAAGATTACCCATGCTGGCTGGCCGGGTTGAAGGTTGCTGACGAAATCGGTGCCAAAAACGCTTGGTCTTTTGATATGGAAGCGATGTGTGGATCTATGATGGCCGGCATTGACGTGGCGAAGAGTCTCATGATCGCTAGAGACGATGTTGATACTGTTCTGCTCGTGAGCGGCTACAGAAATGTGGACCTTATGAATCTTTCTGAGGCATCCACCTCATTCATGCTTGATGTAGGAGCGAGCGGAGCTGCTGTGGTTCTTAAGAAAAGCCATAATGAGAATGTCGTTCTATCTTCGGCGTTTAAGGGTGACGGATCATTCTCCGAGCTGTGTGTTGTTCCGGTAGGAGGAACTAAAAAGTGGCCTATGAGTCCCGAAGACACATTGAGTTATCATTTCTCCGTCCAAGGAGACACTGCAGAATTCAAGAAACGCCTTGGAGAGACTACAATGCCGAATTTCTACTGGGTAATTGGAGAGTCACTCAGAAAGAGCGGCTATTCTGAAAGTGATATCGATTATTTAGCAATTTTGCATTTCAAAAGATCGGCTCATTTTGCAGTTCTTGAAGAGCTCGGGCTAAAGGAAGATCAGAGTACTTACCTTGATTACTACGGCCATCTTGGACAAAATGATCAGATTCTCTCGATTGAATTAGGGTTGAAAGAAGGGAAGATCAAAGATGGCGATGTGATCGTTATGGTAGGTGCCGGATTAGGCTTCGTCTGGGCAGCGACGACAGTAAAATGGGGCAAGAATTAGGAGGCGAAAAGGTGAGAATGGAAGGTAAAGTCGTCATCATAACTGGTGGCGCGAGTGGACTGGGTAAAGCGGCAGTCGAAAA
Above is a genomic segment from Mesotoga sp. UBA6090 containing:
- a CDS encoding glutamine amidotransferase-related protein, giving the protein MICILVNDIDFETALSPVERALEMLDVKFRTWKTFLKGFPEDKFRCDGLILTGGFSMSEYFEGVAPLWGAAYVKRFPGPVLGICLGMQILARLSEESLVLSRELGVSKIRLDNSCELFSGMKCEVEAYQRHNYGLPYVPYEYDQIAWGDATFIQGIASQDGTRFGVQFHPEETALGSEEELIGIFSNFSRIVCS
- the proC gene encoding pyrroline-5-carboxylate reductase, producing MKIGIIGVGNIGSIFASRLLGELRDLDKLYLLDRNQERLSNYSSEDDRVEIASSPDEVLSNCTHVIIAVKPQDCLELFSEIINGKNACPIIISTITGIEINLISEKTGLKRIARIMPNVPSAIGRGVTGFVCSSSLTGRDKRDVERILLTMGEIVEVRENDLAAVTALSGSGPAFVFVIVESLIDVGLKMGLSYDVARELILGTLGGSVELLKVKGNHPGEFRHLVTSPGGTTIEGIYSLEREGLRGTIMKALFDTYLRAKEINSELEVTNDRTSR
- a CDS encoding glutamate-5-semialdehyde dehydrogenase, whose product is MIELLDKGEKVKAASRKLRLLSTDEKNEAILSISRELEAHKEGILLANSIDVENSKKKGMKESLVDRLALSEDRIAGMIESCKNVVSLSDPVGEIENTWVQKDGLQISRVRVPIGAIGMIYESRPNVTVDASILSLKSGNSVLLKGGSDAINSNKAIVSIIKKALTSAGLPEGSVELVEDTSHQAVEEMLKMNQYLSLIIPRGGAGLIKFVVNNSRIPVIETGTGNCHIFIDYNADVDKAVMIVENAKTQRPGTCNAVETLLVHRAIAAEFIPRAAQILTEKGVELRGCTESIRYWKMLPATEEDYATEFLDLVLAVKIVEDVDEAISHIEKYSTGHSEAILTNDYANSRRFLKAVDSAAVYVNASTRFTDGGEFGFGSEIGISTQKLHARGPFGLKELTSYKYTILGDNQVRK
- the proB gene encoding glutamate 5-kinase → MSRIVLKVGSNLLVRKNGEIDKKYIAELAREISMLKANDNQVVLVSSGAKAAGFGYLEGRKPISDLYMKQALCAAGQVQLMKLYETVFGLFGEKIAQILVNRDDFGDRKRFLNLRNTLIGLLELGLVPVVNENDTTSTEEIMFGDNDILASMFAIGWQADLLVLMSTVKGVVDENGEVISIFDASRRLKNIESSSWGTGGIDTKIRAARAASASGIRSCICNGRELGQIEGFVKGRDIGTVFTPIESPGARKTWIGFLSTPKGVIKINRGAEGAIRRGKSLLAVGVEDVSGDFSEGEVVSISSLKGEEIARGISNFSALEVKKIRGVRSDRISSVLGHDCAKVVVHIDNSYRV
- a CDS encoding TldD/PmbA family protein — protein: MYSFPDNLYSDVRVEDVSKSDIIVTLGRTDNMKAQKYVAAFIRVFDGERWYYSSTTNLDSVQEELDRLACLAKRNPAIEENRIVRKFEVNKGSYLSYEKDEDFSLVSLSEKYDLLSSYFPLIGESELVKFLRGQYIDQRVVKSFFSSKGADLTFDYQRVGFRLLYQMVCGEDQFMERFDLAGNTLDVIKDLHEEVGQTVKTSEDFIRNAKPVTPGKYPVILSPEAAGVFAHESFGHKSEADFMLGDKTMMEEWKIGRKVGSEVLSIIDDGNKPGVGHVAFDDEGTKAVETYLIRDGYLSGRLHSAETAAALEEELTGNARAVNFEYEPVVRMTTTFISPGELSFEELLSGIKDGVYVDSLNHGSGMSTFTLAPNRAYLIREGKITEPVKISVVTGSVFQTLNEIEGLTEDFKLLSFSLGGCGKMEQFPLPVGFGGPFVRVRSLNVH
- a CDS encoding metallopeptidase TldD-related protein → MTEEKLVVHYIENAVKIVQTRVSSLRKKDVLRTSVRLYDGKSMGVAGSLGECDETELNARAKRSLELGIPYPSEATKDLEREEYVQSDLQNSAELLEATEEILERLRTDQPEFSFSHIFRSSKTESQLRNNLGLNLKSSRESVSLSLVIKDKKSSNIIDAMTGYEGRKFQKKRFIELTNMICEAYKNQLDGIEEGEYPVVFMSDDITYYKKLYESLNGMLFATGGSLLSGKTDMKVFSEKLNLLQTRNVMDGFNEPFFDSEGTVNDADRFALIENGVVKSPYTDKKTSSTFGLPLTGSAGGEFDGLPELGTPMLKFSESEETVKQLLRGQKGIFVLIASGGDFTQDGHFATPAQLAFLFDGERFIGRLPEISISSHLYEMFGKDFRGVSMDDFLGLENAKLTVMNMKVEKL